Proteins encoded together in one Deinococcus irradiatisoli window:
- a CDS encoding amidohydrolase: MTQTTPLTSDPLPPADLQQVVNWRRHLHQHPELSFHEHQTADYVEGELKKMPHLTLSRPTPTSILAVLKGQAGPGRTVLLRADMDALPIQEDTGLEFASQNPGVMHACGHDGHTAMLLGAAKVLSARPEALHGEVRFIFQHAEELFPGGAQQVVDAGIMDGVDVAVGTHLMSPLATGVIVLRDGPLLAASDAFEISIEGRGGHAASPHETVDPVVIAAQVVLAFQSVVSRQRDPLEPAVLSVTQINGGTAHNVIANTVTLGGTVRTFDPELRKLMPQRMEQVVQGVTAAYGASYTFKYHHGYRAVHNDPEITAILREVARETLGPAITLSDGKPIMGGEDFSAYLTKAPGTFIAIGAGGPGAAPHHHPKFTVDEQALEHGVKLYVGAARRLTQPQP; this comes from the coding sequence ATGACCCAGACCACACCCCTGACCAGCGACCCGCTGCCGCCCGCCGACCTTCAGCAGGTCGTGAACTGGCGCCGCCACCTGCACCAGCACCCCGAACTCTCGTTTCACGAGCACCAGACCGCCGACTACGTGGAAGGCGAGCTGAAAAAGATGCCCCACCTGACGTTGTCACGCCCCACCCCCACCAGCATCCTGGCGGTGCTCAAGGGGCAGGCCGGCCCCGGGCGCACCGTGCTGCTGCGCGCCGACATGGACGCCCTGCCGATTCAGGAAGACACCGGCCTGGAGTTCGCCTCGCAAAACCCTGGCGTGATGCACGCCTGCGGCCACGACGGCCACACCGCCATGCTGCTGGGCGCGGCCAAGGTGCTCTCGGCGCGGCCCGAGGCCCTGCACGGCGAGGTGCGCTTTATCTTCCAGCACGCCGAGGAACTGTTTCCCGGCGGCGCGCAGCAGGTGGTGGACGCCGGCATCATGGACGGGGTGGACGTGGCGGTGGGTACCCACCTGATGAGCCCGCTGGCGACCGGCGTGATCGTGCTGCGTGACGGCCCGCTGCTGGCCGCTTCCGACGCGTTCGAGATCAGCATCGAGGGCCGGGGCGGGCACGCCGCCAGCCCGCACGAAACGGTGGACCCGGTGGTCATCGCCGCGCAGGTCGTGCTGGCCTTTCAATCGGTGGTCTCGCGGCAGCGCGATCCGCTGGAACCGGCGGTGCTGAGCGTCACCCAGATCAACGGCGGCACGGCCCACAACGTCATTGCCAACACGGTGACCCTGGGCGGCACGGTGCGGACCTTCGACCCCGAGCTGCGTAAGCTGATGCCGCAGCGCATGGAGCAGGTCGTGCAGGGCGTCACCGCCGCCTACGGCGCGTCGTATACCTTCAAGTATCACCACGGCTACCGCGCCGTTCACAACGACCCGGAAATCACGGCCATCCTGCGCGAGGTGGCGCGTGAGACGCTGGGGCCGGCCATCACCTTATCTGACGGCAAACCGATCATGGGCGGCGAGGACTTCAGCGCCTACCTCACCAAAGCGCCCGGCACATTCATTGCCATCGGCGCGGGTGGACCCGGCGCGGCGCCGCACCACCACCCCAAGTTCACGGTGGACGAGCAGGCCCTGGAGCACGGCGTCAAGCTGTACGTGGGCGCAGCCCGGCGGCTGACCCAACCGCAGCCCTGA
- a CDS encoding ABC transporter substrate-binding protein yields MKRLLSSALTLSLMVGSAHAATLVFGMGGDPVSLDSGTITDGNSSLAQSLVYDMLVRFKKGTTTPAPGLATRWTSNKDSTEWTFFLRSGVKFTDGTPFNADAVVYNVNRWWDQAADGGATEQGKAFTSWQFIFGGFKGDKSSLLKSVKADGPNKVVFSLTRSFAPFPEAIATPFFGIASPTAVKKGGAKYGTPAALPIGTGPFIMQSWQTGDRITLVPNKNHWGKKASYDSLVLRFLKDPSARLNELKAGTIDFTTDLNPDQLGAVKADANLTPVIVPSFNVGTLSLNLNNQYLKNDKVRQAITMTINKKAIVDAFWNGLGVTDASFLPPALSWANAKNVPADYKYDPAAAKKLLADAGYPNGFTIDLWYMPVSRPYFPTPKPIAEAMAADLSAIGIKVNLKTEDWAKYLTDRNTAPGFDMYMIGWTGPYASPYNFYNTYYGEESPADTNYANPKIFELLKTAVATSNRTASAKAYAQIHQITYDANVRLPIVHSRPLAAERTYVKGWQPGPSALTPFEDITIDGKK; encoded by the coding sequence ATGAAACGTCTGCTCAGCTCCGCGCTGACCCTCAGCTTGATGGTGGGTTCCGCCCACGCCGCCACCCTGGTCTTCGGGATGGGCGGCGATCCGGTGTCGCTGGATTCCGGCACCATCACCGACGGCAACTCGTCGCTGGCCCAGTCGCTGGTCTACGACATGCTGGTGCGCTTCAAGAAAGGCACCACCACCCCCGCCCCGGGCCTGGCGACCCGCTGGACGTCCAACAAGGACTCCACCGAGTGGACCTTCTTTCTGCGCAGCGGCGTGAAATTCACCGACGGCACCCCGTTCAACGCCGACGCGGTGGTCTACAACGTCAACCGCTGGTGGGACCAGGCGGCCGACGGCGGCGCCACCGAACAGGGCAAGGCCTTCACGTCCTGGCAGTTTATCTTCGGCGGCTTCAAGGGCGACAAGAGCAGCCTGCTCAAAAGCGTCAAGGCCGACGGTCCGAACAAAGTGGTGTTCAGCCTGACCCGCTCGTTCGCGCCGTTTCCCGAGGCGATCGCCACGCCGTTTTTCGGCATCGCCTCGCCGACGGCCGTCAAGAAGGGCGGCGCCAAGTACGGCACCCCGGCGGCGCTGCCCATCGGCACCGGCCCGTTCATCATGCAGTCGTGGCAGACCGGCGACCGCATCACCCTGGTGCCCAACAAGAACCACTGGGGCAAGAAGGCCAGCTACGACAGCTTGGTGCTGCGCTTCCTGAAAGACCCCAGCGCCCGCCTGAACGAACTCAAGGCCGGCACCATCGACTTCACCACCGACCTCAACCCCGACCAGCTCGGCGCCGTCAAGGCCGACGCGAACCTCACCCCGGTGATCGTGCCGTCGTTCAACGTGGGAACGCTGAGCCTGAACCTGAACAACCAATACCTGAAAAACGACAAGGTCCGGCAGGCCATCACCATGACGATCAACAAGAAAGCCATCGTGGACGCCTTCTGGAACGGCCTGGGCGTCACCGATGCCAGCTTCCTGCCCCCGGCGCTGAGCTGGGCCAACGCCAAGAACGTGCCGGCCGACTACAAGTACGACCCGGCCGCCGCCAAGAAGCTGCTGGCCGACGCCGGCTACCCCAACGGCTTTACCATCGATCTGTGGTACATGCCGGTGTCGCGCCCCTACTTCCCGACGCCCAAACCGATCGCCGAGGCGATGGCGGCCGACCTCAGCGCCATCGGCATCAAGGTCAACCTCAAAACCGAGGACTGGGCCAAGTACCTCACCGACCGCAACACCGCGCCGGGCTTCGACATGTACATGATCGGCTGGACCGGACCGTATGCCAGCCCGTACAACTTCTACAACACCTACTACGGCGAGGAGTCGCCGGCCGACACCAATTACGCCAACCCCAAGATCTTCGAGCTGCTCAAAACGGCGGTGGCGACCAGCAACCGCACGGCGAGTGCCAAGGCCTACGCCCAGATTCACCAGATCACTTATGACGCCAACGTGCGGCTGCCGATCGTGCATTCGCGTCCGCTGGCCGCCGAGCGTACCTACGTCAAGGGCTGGCAGCCCGGCCCCTCGGCCCTGACCCCCTTCGAAGACATCACCATCGACGGCAAGAAGTAA
- a CDS encoding PIG-L family deacetylase yields MYTTYGKPQALTWLVLAPHPDDAEIGAGGTLARLSREGHPAGILELTRGEGGTQGDPDTREAECVEAARLLNLAWRGQLGLPDGGLMDTPEQARALAIALRFVRPRVLAVPHHRDRHPDHFGAYHLAKRAVHLAALARADVPGKPWRIGRLLMYQGNADIAANVLVDVEHDLPTWEAAVWAHVSQFTGAAISETVTPEIVERRKARMMYWGTLGRARYCEAFESEELLVLDPAKL; encoded by the coding sequence ATGTACACCACCTACGGCAAACCCCAGGCCCTGACCTGGCTGGTACTGGCCCCCCACCCCGACGACGCCGAGATCGGCGCCGGCGGCACCCTGGCCCGCCTGTCGCGCGAAGGCCACCCGGCTGGCATTCTCGAACTCACGCGCGGCGAGGGCGGCACCCAGGGCGACCCCGACACCCGCGAGGCCGAGTGCGTGGAGGCGGCCCGCCTGCTGAACCTGGCCTGGCGCGGGCAGCTGGGCCTCCCGGACGGCGGCTTGATGGACACGCCCGAGCAGGCCCGCGCCCTGGCGATCGCCCTGCGCTTCGTGCGGCCACGGGTGCTGGCGGTGCCGCACCACCGCGACCGCCACCCCGACCATTTCGGCGCCTACCACCTCGCCAAGCGGGCGGTGCATCTGGCGGCGCTGGCGCGTGCGGACGTGCCGGGCAAGCCCTGGCGCATCGGCCGCCTGCTGATGTACCAGGGCAACGCCGATATCGCCGCCAACGTGCTGGTGGACGTGGAGCACGACCTGCCCACCTGGGAAGCGGCGGTGTGGGCCCACGTCAGCCAGTTCACCGGAGCGGCCATCAGCGAAACGGTGACGCCGGAAATCGTGGAACGGCGCAAGGCCCGCATGATGTACTGGGGCACGCTGGGCCGGGCGCGCTACTGCGAGGCCTTCGAGAGCGAGGAACTGTTGGTGCTCGATCCGGCGAAACTCTGA
- a CDS encoding NUDIX hydrolase — protein MPRRELLVTAAILRDAHGRVLLVGNDWQGQGRVRYTLPGGMVEPGETAPEAVYREIYEETGLKLTSIRHMAYTVHIEDARRSERAIAIVFDATWEGLLNPDDPDGLIVEARFYTPQEALAKLDSPPMREPLSDYLHTAQPGRFYAFQGWDGRGGLRIPALK, from the coding sequence ATGCCCCGGCGTGAACTGCTGGTGACGGCGGCCATTTTGCGCGACGCGCACGGGCGGGTGCTGCTGGTGGGCAACGACTGGCAGGGCCAGGGCCGGGTGCGCTACACCCTGCCCGGCGGGATGGTGGAGCCCGGCGAGACCGCCCCGGAAGCGGTATACCGCGAGATCTACGAGGAAACCGGCCTCAAACTCACCAGCATCCGGCACATGGCTTACACCGTCCACATCGAGGACGCCCGGCGCAGCGAGCGGGCCATCGCCATCGTGTTCGACGCCACCTGGGAGGGCCTGCTCAATCCCGACGACCCGGACGGCCTGATCGTGGAGGCCCGCTTCTACACCCCGCAGGAAGCGCTGGCGAAGCTCGACAGCCCGCCGATGCGCGAGCCGCTCAGCGATTACCTGCACACCGCCCAGCCGGGACGCTTCTACGCGTTCCAGGGCTGGGACGGGCGCGGCGGCCTGAGGATTCCGGCGCTGAAATAA
- a CDS encoding Glu/Leu/Phe/Val family dehydrogenase, whose protein sequence is MRASGLNWQGLLEQLEQALPFTAVNDHSLAYFKFPKRTISLSLPVRMDDGQVRVFRGYRTVHSIARGPAMGGVRYREGLSQHECEVLSAIMTLKNAVADLPLGGAKGGVNVDPETLSAGELERLTRRYTSELVDVIGHQSDVLAPDVGTDEQIMAWMLDTYNENLGNTASGMVVGKPVPLGGSLGSKGARGRGAALVTARLFEDAGESLDNRSVVIHGYGDAGRAAASYLAERGARIIGVADAGGATYASAGLDLAALALHREASGSVAGFATPLSIDEALGLNADILILSFDHGSIYAGNAASIRAPLVIEASNRAVLPEAERFLKNQGIVVVPDLLASIGGVIANYLEWVQDASNFFWMEDEIYAALDKRVNAAVSEVTAFAREHQTPDLRTAAYAIALNKLHGASVLRGVYP, encoded by the coding sequence ATGAGGGCATCTGGACTGAACTGGCAGGGGTTGCTCGAGCAGCTCGAGCAGGCGCTGCCGTTCACGGCGGTGAATGACCACAGCCTGGCGTACTTCAAATTTCCCAAGCGCACCATCAGCCTGAGCTTGCCGGTGCGGATGGACGACGGTCAGGTGCGGGTGTTTCGCGGCTACCGCACGGTGCACAGCATCGCGCGCGGTCCGGCGATGGGCGGCGTGCGCTACCGCGAGGGCCTGAGCCAGCACGAGTGCGAGGTGCTCTCGGCGATCATGACCCTCAAGAACGCGGTGGCCGATCTGCCGCTGGGCGGGGCCAAGGGCGGCGTCAACGTCGATCCCGAGACCCTGAGTGCCGGTGAACTCGAACGCCTGACCCGGCGCTACACCTCGGAACTGGTGGACGTGATCGGCCACCAGAGCGACGTGTTGGCCCCCGACGTGGGCACCGACGAGCAGATTATGGCTTGGATGCTCGACACCTACAACGAGAACCTCGGCAATACCGCCAGCGGCATGGTGGTGGGCAAGCCGGTGCCGCTGGGCGGCTCTTTAGGCAGCAAGGGCGCGCGCGGGCGCGGAGCGGCGCTGGTCACCGCCCGCCTCTTCGAGGACGCCGGGGAAAGCCTGGACAACCGCAGCGTGGTTATTCACGGCTACGGCGACGCGGGGCGCGCGGCGGCCAGCTACCTCGCCGAGCGCGGCGCGCGCATCATCGGCGTGGCCGATGCCGGCGGGGCCACCTACGCCTCGGCGGGCCTGGACCTCGCCGCCCTGGCCCTTCACCGCGAAGCCAGCGGCAGCGTGGCGGGCTTTGCCACGCCGCTGAGCATCGACGAAGCGCTGGGCCTCAACGCCGACATCCTGATTCTCAGCTTCGACCACGGCAGCATCTACGCCGGCAACGCCGCCAGCATCCGCGCGCCGCTGGTGATCGAGGCGAGTAACCGGGCGGTGCTGCCGGAAGCCGAGCGCTTCCTGAAAAACCAGGGCATCGTGGTGGTGCCGGACCTGCTGGCCAGCATCGGCGGCGTGATCGCCAACTACCTCGAATGGGTGCAGGACGCCAGCAACTTCTTCTGGATGGAAGACGAGATCTACGCCGCCCTCGACAAGCGCGTGAACGCCGCCGTGAGCGAGGTGACGGCCTTCGCCCGCGAGCACCAGACGCCGGACCTGAGAACGGCCGCCTACGCGATTGCCCTCAACAAGCTGCACGGCGCTTCGGTGCTGCGCGGCGTGTACCCCTGA
- a CDS encoding polyprenyl synthetase family protein, which translates to MTVSSAVPLAEFEGRLREVLRSNVEFIELIGEDLVAAGGKRVRPSITYLASRTLGSGEGHPLDTDLAVCVELLHSASLLHDDLIDDSDTRRGRQTAFRKFGNVVSVMSGDFMLSRLLVLLSAMPASLTRAFGETASAVCEGEVLQFQVAAYGDYSLEHYLQVIYGKTAAVFELAARAPALLRGADERLTEALATYGREYGLAFQMQDDLLDLLGDEAAIGKPVGGDLREGKATLPLLYLLEGESADEVGEILERRAAREGDVQRVRDLAAAQGIYARTRREIARRSRLAIEALHALPPSPERDLLEAYAAHEGERVR; encoded by the coding sequence ATGACCGTCAGCAGCGCTGTGCCGCTTGCCGAATTCGAGGGCCGCCTGCGCGAGGTGCTGCGCTCCAACGTCGAATTTATCGAACTCATCGGCGAAGACCTGGTGGCGGCCGGCGGCAAGCGGGTGCGCCCGTCGATCACCTACCTGGCGTCCCGGACGCTGGGCAGCGGCGAGGGTCATCCGCTCGACACCGATCTGGCGGTGTGCGTCGAGCTGCTGCACTCGGCCAGCTTGCTGCACGATGACCTGATCGACGACTCCGACACCCGGCGTGGACGCCAGACCGCCTTTCGCAAGTTCGGCAACGTGGTCAGCGTGATGAGCGGCGACTTCATGCTCAGCCGCCTCTTGGTGCTGCTCTCGGCCATGCCGGCCAGCCTGACCCGCGCTTTCGGCGAAACCGCCAGCGCCGTGTGCGAGGGCGAGGTGCTGCAGTTTCAGGTGGCCGCCTACGGCGACTACAGCCTGGAACACTACCTGCAAGTGATCTACGGCAAGACGGCGGCGGTGTTCGAACTGGCCGCCCGCGCGCCGGCCCTGCTGCGCGGCGCCGATGAGCGCCTGACCGAAGCGCTGGCGACCTACGGACGCGAGTACGGCCTGGCGTTTCAGATGCAAGACGACCTGCTCGATCTGCTGGGCGACGAGGCCGCCATCGGCAAGCCGGTGGGCGGCGATTTGCGCGAGGGCAAGGCCACCCTGCCGCTGCTGTACCTGCTGGAAGGGGAGAGCGCCGACGAGGTCGGCGAGATTCTGGAGCGCCGGGCCGCCCGCGAGGGCGACGTGCAGCGCGTGCGCGATCTGGCGGCGGCGCAGGGCATTTATGCCCGCACCCGCCGGGAAATCGCCCGGCGCAGCCGACTGGCGATCGAGGCGCTGCACGCGCTGCCGCCCAGCCCCGAGCGCGACCTGCTGGAAGCCTACGCCGCCCACGAAGGCGAGCGGGTGCGCTGA
- a CDS encoding homoserine dehydrogenase yields MRTVTLGLLGCGTVGQHVLKLLEKRAPIFADLGVQLSVCGVLVRDPAQVRDVPEGTPITTDPGFLNECGIVVEVMGGVERPLAFLAPILRSNRPVVTANKAMLAERWDALREHALQGQLYYESAVMAGTPIIGPMSTVLRASRFVRLQAVLNGTCAYILTQMEQGKPYAQALSEAQALGYAETPPTLDVGGFDTAHKLAVMARFCADGDFRYEDVQVSGIEQVTLEDIAEARAAGEKIKLVATLERAGEGWRAEVAPTRLPDQHPICTAGAGRNAMVYEGEECGELVFAGGGAGGLVTASAIVGDIMDCVLGFPGHVPLH; encoded by the coding sequence CTGCGGACCGTCACCCTGGGTTTGCTGGGGTGCGGCACGGTGGGCCAGCACGTGCTCAAACTCCTGGAAAAGCGGGCGCCGATCTTCGCCGATCTGGGCGTGCAGCTCTCGGTCTGCGGGGTGCTGGTGCGCGACCCGGCCCAGGTGCGCGATGTGCCCGAGGGCACCCCGATCACCACCGACCCCGGCTTTCTGAACGAGTGTGGCATCGTGGTGGAGGTGATGGGCGGTGTCGAGCGCCCGCTGGCGTTCCTGGCTCCGATCCTGCGCTCCAACCGGCCGGTCGTGACCGCCAACAAGGCGATGCTGGCCGAGCGCTGGGACGCGCTGCGCGAGCACGCCCTGCAAGGCCAGCTGTACTACGAATCCGCCGTGATGGCCGGCACGCCGATCATCGGGCCGATGAGCACGGTGCTGCGCGCCAGCCGCTTCGTGCGCCTGCAGGCGGTGCTCAACGGCACCTGCGCTTACATCCTGACCCAGATGGAACAGGGCAAGCCCTACGCCCAGGCGCTCTCGGAAGCGCAGGCACTGGGCTACGCCGAAACGCCGCCCACCCTGGACGTCGGCGGCTTCGACACCGCCCACAAGCTGGCGGTGATGGCCCGCTTCTGCGCCGACGGCGACTTCCGCTACGAGGACGTGCAGGTATCGGGCATCGAGCAGGTCACGCTGGAGGACATCGCCGAGGCGAGGGCCGCCGGCGAGAAGATCAAGCTGGTCGCCACCCTGGAACGGGCCGGCGAGGGCTGGCGGGCCGAGGTCGCGCCCACCCGCCTGCCGGACCAGCACCCGATCTGCACCGCCGGGGCCGGGCGCAACGCCATGGTCTACGAAGGTGAGGAATGCGGCGAGCTGGTGTTCGCCGGGGGCGGCGCGGGCGGGCTGGTGACCGCCAGCGCCATCGTGGGCGACATCATGGACTGCGTGCTGGGCTTTCCAGGACACGTGCCGCTGCACTGA
- the prfA gene encoding peptide chain release factor 1 — protein sequence MLRPSLSARLSELAHEYDLTLRQLADPEVLTDSRRLVKLTRRQRELEPVTALYREDQALAESEAQARDLLADPEMRELAEADLKASRQRRSEIAGELEVLLLPTDPDDAKDVILEIRAGAGGDEAGLFAADLLRLYERYLSERGFKLSILDESVSSLGGFSRVTAEVRGDYAYRTLKFERGVHRVQRIPATETQGRIHTSTVTVAVLPVAEPSEVQLDLSDVRLDVYRSQGAGGQGVNTTDSAVRAVYKAGTPEEIVVVCQETRSQIKNREKAIEVLRTRLAEREREAFESSRSESRAAQVGSGERSEKVRTYNYPQNRVTDHRLGGDDKNFALDSVMNGALGGVLEALTQLEREALLASMTDGAA from the coding sequence GTGCTAAGGCCCAGCCTCAGCGCCCGGCTGTCGGAATTGGCCCACGAATACGACCTCACCCTGCGCCAGCTCGCCGACCCCGAGGTGCTGACCGACAGTCGCCGCCTCGTCAAGCTGACCCGGCGTCAGCGCGAACTCGAACCCGTCACCGCCCTCTACCGGGAAGACCAGGCGCTCGCCGAAAGCGAGGCCCAGGCCCGCGACCTGCTGGCCGACCCCGAGATGCGCGAACTGGCCGAGGCCGACCTCAAGGCCAGCCGACAGCGCCGCAGCGAGATCGCCGGCGAACTCGAAGTGCTCCTCCTCCCCACCGATCCCGACGACGCCAAAGACGTGATCCTGGAAATCCGCGCCGGAGCGGGCGGCGACGAAGCGGGGCTGTTCGCCGCCGATCTGCTGCGCCTGTACGAGCGCTACCTCTCGGAGCGCGGCTTTAAGCTCAGCATTCTCGACGAGAGCGTGAGCAGCCTGGGCGGCTTTTCCAGGGTGACGGCCGAGGTGCGCGGCGACTACGCCTACCGCACCCTCAAGTTCGAGCGCGGCGTTCACCGGGTGCAGCGCATTCCCGCCACCGAAACGCAAGGGCGCATTCACACCAGCACCGTCACGGTGGCGGTGTTGCCGGTGGCCGAGCCGAGCGAGGTGCAGCTCGACCTCTCGGACGTGCGGCTCGACGTGTACCGCTCGCAGGGCGCCGGCGGGCAGGGCGTCAACACCACCGACTCGGCGGTGCGGGCGGTGTACAAGGCCGGCACGCCCGAAGAGATCGTGGTGGTGTGCCAGGAAACCCGCTCGCAGATCAAGAACCGCGAGAAGGCCATCGAGGTGCTGCGTACCCGCCTGGCCGAGCGCGAGCGCGAAGCCTTCGAGTCCAGCCGCAGCGAGAGCCGCGCGGCGCAGGTGGGCAGCGGCGAGCGCAGCGAGAAGGTCCGCACCTACAACTATCCGCAAAACCGGGTCACCGACCACCGTCTGGGCGGCGACGACAAGAACTTCGCGCTCGACAGCGTGATGAACGGCGCGCTCGGCGGCGTGCTGGAGGCCCTGACCCAGCTCGAACGCGAGGCGCTGCTGGCCAGCATGACCGATGGCGCGGCTTAG
- a CDS encoding alpha/beta hydrolase family protein, producing MRRLINFALLLLVAGAAYFAVTQPERLPFDLPWKGLEVSLPQPQAQTTPEPVGTLPTSPLGEVTDAAIRAAVARQPISIPALRGREYPGSGLKVLQNLKAGSNYSRQVVAYQSEGLSIHALLTVPNGAPPEGGWPAIVFNHGYIPPEVYRTTERYVAYQDAFARAGFVTLKSDYRGHGDSQGEALGGYNDPGYTVDVLNAAASLKKDARVNADRLGVWGHSMGGQLSLRAMLVDPDLKAASLWAGVVASYDVLATDWHPQASGEPTQLGSLDRRFLRALSPNAYLQNLDGRPIQLQQGTGDEEVPYSFQKDFADDLRAARQRFTAYRYEGDNHNLSGNLRTALNRSVAFFKANL from the coding sequence GTGAGACGGCTGATCAACTTCGCCCTGCTCCTGCTGGTGGCGGGGGCGGCCTACTTCGCTGTGACCCAGCCGGAACGCCTGCCGTTCGACCTGCCCTGGAAGGGACTGGAAGTGAGCCTGCCGCAGCCGCAGGCCCAAACCACGCCCGAGCCGGTCGGTACGCTGCCGACCAGTCCTCTGGGCGAAGTGACCGACGCGGCGATTCGGGCGGCGGTGGCCCGGCAGCCGATCAGCATTCCGGCGTTGCGGGGGCGTGAGTATCCCGGCAGCGGGTTGAAGGTGTTGCAGAACCTGAAGGCGGGGAGCAACTACTCGCGTCAGGTGGTGGCCTACCAGTCCGAGGGGCTGAGCATCCACGCGTTGTTGACGGTGCCCAACGGCGCGCCGCCGGAGGGAGGCTGGCCAGCGATCGTGTTCAACCACGGCTACATTCCACCGGAGGTCTACCGCACCACCGAACGGTACGTGGCGTACCAGGACGCCTTTGCCAGGGCCGGCTTCGTGACGCTCAAGAGCGATTACCGGGGGCACGGCGACAGCCAGGGTGAGGCGCTCGGCGGCTACAACGATCCCGGCTATACCGTGGACGTGCTCAACGCGGCGGCCAGCCTCAAGAAAGATGCGCGGGTGAACGCCGACCGGCTGGGTGTCTGGGGCCACAGCATGGGCGGTCAGCTCTCGCTGAGGGCCATGCTGGTCGACCCGGACCTCAAGGCCGCCTCTCTGTGGGCCGGCGTGGTCGCCAGCTACGACGTGCTCGCCACCGACTGGCATCCGCAGGCTTCGGGGGAGCCCACGCAACTCGGCAGCCTCGACCGCCGGTTCCTGCGGGCGCTGAGCCCCAACGCCTACCTGCAGAACCTCGACGGACGGCCCATTCAGCTGCAGCAGGGCACGGGGGACGAGGAAGTGCCGTACAGCTTCCAGAAAGACTTCGCTGACGACCTGCGCGCCGCCCGGCAGCGCTTCACCGCCTACCGCTACGAAGGCGACAACCACAACCTCAGCGGCAACCTGCGCACGGCCCTGAACCGGAGCGTGGCGTTTTTCAAGGCGAATCTGTAG
- a CDS encoding alpha/beta hydrolase family protein, with product MKHAVLLLLLLASQAAAQPSAASVAKVDAADMGIALARKKTYPGSELKVLQNLKAGSNYSRQVVAYQSEGLSIHALLTVPNGTPPKGGWPAIVFNHGYIPPEVYRTTERYVAYQDAFARAGFVTLKSDYRGHGDSQGEALGGYYAPGYTTDVMNALGSLKRDKRVNAARIGMWGHSMGGFLTLRAMVIDPSIKAGVIWGGVVANYDDLMNRWPHKAPASIPRRVLNLRKTAVEKYGTPAGNPRFWNALSANSYLKDVGGPVQLHIGSADEEVPPAFHATLARQLKAAGQSVQSYVYPGDNHNLSRNLRTALDRSVAFFKNNL from the coding sequence ATGAAACATGCCGTTCTCTTGCTGCTGCTCTTGGCGTCCCAGGCCGCCGCCCAGCCCTCGGCGGCCTCGGTCGCCAAAGTGGACGCCGCCGATATGGGCATCGCGCTGGCCCGCAAGAAGACTTACCCCGGCAGCGAGTTGAAGGTGTTGCAGAACCTAAAGGCAGGGAGCAACTACTCGCGTCAGGTGGTGGCCTACCAGTCCGAGGGGCTGAGCATCCACGCGTTGTTGACGGTGCCCAACGGCACGCCGCCGAAGGGAGGCTGGCCGGCGATCGTGTTCAACCACGGCTACATCCCGCCGGAGGTCTACCGCACCACCGAACGGTACGTGGCGTACCAGGACGCCTTTGCTAGGGCCGGCTTCGTGACGCTCAAGAGCGATTACCGGGGGCACGGCGACAGTCAGGGCGAAGCACTCGGCGGCTACTACGCGCCGGGTTACACCACCGACGTGATGAACGCGCTGGGCAGCTTGAAACGCGACAAGCGCGTCAACGCGGCGCGCATCGGGATGTGGGGCCACAGCATGGGCGGCTTCCTGACCCTGCGCGCAATGGTCATTGATCCGTCGATTAAGGCCGGGGTGATCTGGGGCGGGGTGGTTGCCAACTACGACGACTTGATGAACCGCTGGCCCCACAAAGCGCCGGCCAGTATTCCCCGGCGGGTGCTCAACCTCCGCAAGACGGCGGTGGAGAAGTACGGCACGCCCGCCGGGAACCCCAGGTTCTGGAATGCTCTGAGCGCCAACAGTTACCTCAAGGATGTGGGCGGCCCGGTTCAGCTGCACATCGGCAGCGCCGACGAGGAAGTGCCGCCGGCGTTTCACGCCACACTCGCGCGGCAGCTCAAGGCCGCCGGACAATCGGTGCAGAGCTACGTCTATCCCGGCGACAACCACAACCTCAGCCGCAACCTGCGTACGGCCCTCGACCGCAGCGTGGCGTTCTTCAAGAACAACCTGTGA